A single Rhopalosiphum padi isolate XX-2018 chromosome 4, ASM2088224v1, whole genome shotgun sequence DNA region contains:
- the LOC132930344 gene encoding uncharacterized protein LOC132930344 produces MRSTLILIMMCIALLSADSAVNWTVDDNTVPESLLELMRNNYYSDDEIQKAVFWAYKFQYDVISEYNGRVYDVESPLEYFNDVLILPRTRASSINSNIIFENNTVSGLTDFNNNNVVIQWSQDQVTTKITWKELQIVGKYTFVDEWKYVTGNYQIFVEDVVYQANTPLSKNSEMYPSSAPNSAISYRKFRTTFTEHYSILDEFSAARYVLEDVALGHIADYTLKVTRKNVTSAIRAAVQPYVQYRNRSDPHFPATTDRLDDGLSFTVSDMFVDGLDTVLQKVNAVWTEPSTGAVMTAVGHTLHNLSGTFNLRIVSDVTKLQQPVRLIDFSMDRINLSITYDVLRPSCFCLATVQVYKATTWPRDDRDDAAGHLQQVTAAFVNTIKDHLSVGTCATIVKTSKYGTNNRCQ; encoded by the exons ATGAGGTCAACGTTGATTTTAATCATGATGTGTATTGCATTGTTATCAGCAG ATTCTGCTGTAAACTGGACCGTGGACGATAACACAGTACCAGAATCGTTACTCGAATTGAtgcgcaataattattatagcgaTGACGAAATTCAAAAAGCTGTGTTTTGGGCGTATAAATTTCAGTACGATGTTATTTCTGAATATAATGGTCGAGTGTACGATGTCGAATCACCATTGGAATATTTCAACGATGTCTTGATTTTACCTAGGACCAGAGCATCATCAATAAATTCCAATATCATATTCGAAAATAATACCGTCAGTGGTCTaacagattttaataataataatgtcgtcATACAATGGTCACAAGATCAG GTAACTACAAAGATAACTTGGAAAGAGCTACAAATTGTtggaaaatatacatttgtagACGAATGGAAATATGTAACAGGTAACTATCAAATTTTCGTTGAAGACGTTGTGTATCAGGCCAATACGCCGTTGTCCAAAAATTCAGAGATGTATCCTTCGTCTGCGCCAAATTCAGCTATATCTTATAGAAAATTTAGGACTACCTTTACTGAACACTACTCAATTTTAGATGAATTTTCAGCTGCacg GTATGTCCTGGAAGACGTGGCTTTGGGACACATTGCGGACTACACTCTGAAAGTGACACGAAAGAACGTGACGTCGGCTATCAGAGCGGCCGTCCAGCCGTACGTGCAGTATAGGAACCGGTCAGACCCACACTTTCCGGCCACCACCGATCGGCTGGACGACGGTTTGTCCTTCACAGTCAGCGACATGTTCGTCGATGGCCTGGACACCGTGTTGCAGAAGGTGAACGCTGTATGGACCGAACCGAGTACGGGCGCCGTAATGACCGCCGTCGGGCACACGTTGCACAACCTCAGTGGTACATTCAATTTGCGCATCGTCTCAGATGTGACCAAACTCCAGCAGCCCGTCCGCTTGATTGATTTTTCCATGGATCGGATCAACTTGAGTATTACGTACGACGTGCTTAGACCGAGTTGCTTTTGCTTGGCCACTGTGCAAGTGTACAAGGCGACAACGTGGCCACGTGATGATCGAGACGACGCTGCAGGGCATCTGCAACAAGTGACCGCTGCGTTCGTCAACACCATCAAAGATCACTTGTCCGTCGGCACTTGCGCGACCATCGTAAAAACCAGCAAGTACGGTACCAATAACCGATGTCAATGA
- the LOC132930361 gene encoding ethanolaminephosphotransferase 1-like has protein sequence MVFDNLYLNKDHLDGFDNYKYNAIDTNPLGTYIMHPFWNALIKITPRWIAPNLLTFVGFLFTVGASLLLAYYDYGFYVSGINYKDDPIPRWVFGVVSLFIFISYSLDGLDGKQARRTGTSGPLGELFDHGLDSWTTVFIPTALYSIFGRDDPNTIQPLRMYYICIMVFINFYLAHWEKYNTGVLYLPWSYDFSMVGLVFFFGLTAIFGPERWKMSITENYSFGHITEITFYFTTFVTNIPVSIYNIYVSYRDKTGKNLSILEGSRPLIPLTVFVSLCLIWVKMSPTNILERDPRIFFMMSGAIFSNICCRLIVAQMSKTRCEAHNNLLSLMVVAIFFSVFLPPIELICMYIMALISIVTHIYYGGCVVKQMADHFKIMCFKIPYKKH, from the exons ATGGTGTTTGATAACTTATATCTTAATAAGGACCATCTCGATGGGTTTGACAATTACAAA tataatGCAATTGATACAAATCCATTgggtacatatattatgcatcCATTTTGGAACGCATTAATTAAA atcaCTCCAAGATGGATTGCACCTAATTTGCTAACTTTTGTTGGTTTTCTTTTTACTGTTGGAGCTTCACTTCTCCTTGCTTATTATGATTATGGTTTCTATGTATCTGGAATAAATTACAAAGATGATCCAATACCAAGATGGGTTTTTGGTGTTGTGtctttgtttattttcatatcatATTCTCTTG atGGTCTTGATGGTAAACAAGCTAGGCGTACAGGCACAAGTGGCCCACTTGGTGAACTGTTTGATCACGGTCTGGATTCCTGGACAACTGTTTTTATCCCCACTGCACTTTATTCAATATTTGGGCGTGATGATCCGAACACTATTCAACCATTACGGAtgtattatatctgtataatggttttcattaatttttatttggctCATTGGGAAAAGTATAACACTGGAGTATTATATTTACCATGGAGTTATGATTTTTCAATGGTT GGATTAGTATTTTTCTTTGGTCTTACTGCTATTTTTGGTCCTGAAAGATGGAAAATGTCTATAACAGAAAATTATTCCTTTGGACATATCactgaaataacattttattttaccacaTTTGTTACTAATATTCcagtttcaatttataatatttatgt aAGTTACAGGGACAAAACaggtaaaaatttaagtattctaGAAGGTAGTCGACCATTAATTCCTTTGACTGTCTTTGTGTCTTTATGTTTGATATGGGTAAAAATGTCACCTACTAATATTCTTGAAAGGGAtccaagaatattttttatgatgagtggagcaatattttcaaatatttgt tgtCGTTTAATTGTGGCTCAAATGAGCAAGACTCGCTGTGAAGCACACAATAATTTGTTGTCGCTTATGGTTGTAGCTATATTTTTCAGTGTGTTTTTACCTCCCATtgaattaatttgtatgtacattaTGGCATTAATAAGCATTGTAACACACATCTATTATGGAGGCTGTGTA gtGAAACAAATGGcagatcattttaaaatcatgtgTTTCAAAATACCATACAAGaaacattaa